In the genome of Carassius carassius chromosome 47, fCarCar2.1, whole genome shotgun sequence, one region contains:
- the LOC132130896 gene encoding stromal cell-derived factor 2-like, whose product MGSLGLLRVQFPITVLLSCMFTLSSGSEMSFVTCGSVVKLLNVKHNVRLHSHDVRYGSGSGQQSVTGVTTAEDSNSYWSVRGTSDAACHRGTPVQCGQNIRLTHVNTGRNLHSHYFTSPLSSNQEVSAFGENGEGDYLDEWTVLCAGSVWQREESVRFRHTSTEALLSVTGEQYGRPIHGQREVHGMMVSSSHSYWKTMEGIFMKPSQTGSRDFSIHTEF is encoded by the exons ATGGGCAGTTTAGGATTATTGCGGGTCCAGTTCCCTATAACAGTATTATTGTCATGTATGTTTACATTGTCCTCCGGCAGTGAAATGAGTTTTGTAACGTGCGGGTCGGTGGTGAAGCTGCTCAATGTGAAACACAACGTCAGGTTACACTCTCACGATGTGCGCTATGGATCTG GTAGTGGTCAGCAGTCGGTGACCGGTGTGACCACAGCGGAGGACAGTAACAGTTACTGGAGTGTGCGGGGCACCAGTGATGCCGCATGTCATCGAGGGACTCCAGTACAGTGTGGACAGAACATCCGATTGACCCATGTGAACACGGGCCGCAATCTACACAGCCACTACTTTACTTCACCTCTTTCTTCAAATCAG GAGGTCAGTGCCTTTGGTGAGAACGGCGAGGGTGACTATCTGGACGAGTGGACGGTTCTGTGTGCAGGCTCTGTGTGGCAGCGGGAGGAGTCCGTTCGGTTCCGCCACACGTCCACTGAGGCTCTGCTGTCTGTGACGGGGGAACAGTACGGCAGACCCATCCACGGCCAGAGAGAAGTGCACGGCATGATGGTCAGCAGCTCACACAGCTACTGGAAAACAATGGAGGGCATCTTCATGAAACCCAGTCAGACTGGATCCAGGGATTTCAGCATACATACTGAGTTTTAG